The Neoasaia chiangmaiensis sequence AGTAGAACAGGCCGGGCGATCCCAGCTCGTCGAACATGCCGCGGCTCATCGGCTCGGTCGCCGGATGGGAGTGGATGTTGACCAGTCCGGGCATGGCAAGCAGGGTGCGGCCGTCGACGTCCACCGGCAGTGCTGCAAATTCGTCGGGCATCCGCCCGGCCGGTCCCGCGAAGACGAGACGACCGCCCTGCAGGATCAGGTCGATATCGTGCGCATAGCAGTGACCGCCGGCTACCGTATCCCACAGCACGGCCGTCTTCAGGCTGCTGATGCGTACAGGGCGGCCGTTCATGTGCGGGCTCCTGCGGCGTGCTCCTGCTCGCAGGTCTCGAAGTGCCGGGCGATCTGCTCGCCGGTTGTGATCCAGACATCGCGACATTCGATTGCATACTGCAGAAAATGGCGCAGCAGGCGCAGGCGCATCGGACGCCCGCTGACAAGCGGGTGCAGCACGGTCGTCACCATGGCGCCCCAGGCCCGCGTTTCGTCGAGTTCGTCGCGCCACATCGACAGAACGTGCTCTTTCGGAAAGATCGGCCGCGCGCCAAAACGCGTGCTCATGCCGTGCATCCAGTCGTCATAGCTGGAGGTGGGCGGTATCTCGATCACGCCGGCCGCACCGTTCGGCAGGACCTGACGGTAGGGGCGTACGTCGTCGCGCCAGCTGCTGGAATAGAGCATGCCTTCGCGCTTAAGGGCGGTGCGCAGTTCGTCGCAGCTTTCCCCGTAAGGGGCGCGATAGCCGACCGGGCGTACGCCGAAGCGGGCGAGCGCCTCGAACCCGCGGGCGAGTTCGCTTTCGATATGCGGGGCGCCCGGATCAGGAAGCAGATGATGATAACCGTGATGGCCGATTTCATGCCCGTCCCTCAGGACGGATTCGACCATGCCCGGATAGGCGTCCGCAGCCCAGCCGGTGGTGAAGAACGTCGCTTTCAGTTCCAGTTCCCGCAGCAGCTCGAGCACCTTTGGCAGGCCGACGCGCGCCTCGTATCCGCCATAGGACATGGAGACGAGCTTGTCCGCGTGGGCGGGATCCTTCGAGGTGATCGCGCTCTCGGCGTCGATGTCGAATGACAGCATCATCGCGGCCCGCAGCCCCTGCGGCCATGGAAATTCCGGGGCGGGGCCAGCCATGTTCGACGGACGGACCGGAACATCGTCGTAGCTGCGGATCATTGTGTGGTCTCCTGGAATGCGTCGGTGCGCGGCCGATGGCCGGGTACGGCCGAGAGAAAAGCTTTTGTCCGCTCGTGTCGCGGATGATCGAAAAAGGTCTCGGCGGGTGCGTCTTCGACGATGGTGCCCCCGTCCATGAACAGGATGCGGTCGGCGACCTCACGTGCGAACGCGAGTTCATGCGTGACCACCAGCATCGTCACCCCGCTGGCGGCGACGGTCTTCATGACGGCGAGTACGTCGCTGACCGATTCCGGATCGAGTGCGCTGGTCGGTTCGTCGAACAGCATGACGGAGGGGTGCAGCGCCAGCGCGCGGGCAATGGCGACGCGCTGCTGCTGGCCGCCGGAGAGTTGGGACGGGTAGTGGCCCGTGCGATGCTCCATGCCGACCTGTCGCAGCAGGTCCAGCGCTTCTGCCCGCACATCCGCGACAGGGCGTTTCTGGACCCGTGTCGGCCCTTCGATCACGTTTTGCAGGGCCGTCATGTGCGCGAACAGGTTGAAGCGCTGGAACACCATGCCCGCCTGCAGCCGATGGCGTGCGATGTCCCGGGGGCTGCGCGGCACGAGACGACCGCGATGTTCCTGCTGGCCAAGCAGTTCGCCGTTCATGACAATCAGGCCGCGCTCGGGCGTTTCGAGCTGCGCGATGCAGCGCAGCAGGGTCGTCTTGCCGGAGCCCGAGCTTCCGAGGACGCAGACGACCTCTCCGGGCGGGATATCGAGCGAGATCCCCTTGAGGACCGGACTGGCGCCAAAGGCCTTGTGTACGTCACGCAGCCAGATCGCAGGTTCGGTCATCAGCGCGCTCCTGTCGCAAAACGACGTTCGAGGAGATGCTGGAGTGGCGCTAGGACGGTCACGGCCAGCAGGTACCAGAACCCCGCGACGATCAGGAGTTCGATGACGCGCGTGTTCGCGTAGTAGATGGTTTCGGCATTGTGCAGCACTTCCGGATACTGGATCACGCTGGCGAGCGACGTGAGCTTGATCATGCTGATGAACTCGTTGCCGAGCGGTGGGATTACGGTCCGGAATGCCTGCGGGACGATGATGCGCCGCATCGCCATGAGACGCGTCATGCCAATGGCGGATGCCGCCTCATACTGCCCGGAATCGACGCTCAGGAAGCCTGCGCGGAAGATCTCCGCAATATAGGCCGCCTGATTGAGCCCGAGCCCGAGCAGGGCGGACAGGAACGGGGTCATCAGATCCACGGTCCGGTACGTGCCCATGCCCGGCAGCGCGATACGAGGAAAGATCAGCGCCAGATTGAACCAGATCAGCAGTTGCAGGATCACCGGCACGCCCCGGAACAGCCAGACATAGAGGCCCGAGACGATCCGCGGCAGCCTGGGCTGCGATACGCGCCCCAAGGCCAGGACCAGGCCGACCGCCATTCCCACGGCCATGGCGCAGATCGCCATCAGCAGGGTCGCGCCGACACCGCGCAGGATGGACGGCACGAACAGGAACTGCGCGACATAGGCCCAGGCGATCTGTCCCACTGCGAAGGCATGGACGATCCACGCGAGCACCAGCACGAGCGCGACGCCGGTTGCGATATGACCCCAGCTTGTGCGGCGTCCCTTAGGCAGCTGGAGGCAGTGCCCGGCATCGGCGGTCGTAAGGCGGCTGACGGGCTGGGTCATGGCTGGTGTCCGTCTGAGGGTGTGATGGCGTCCTGATCAAGAGCCCATCGCCTGAGCAGGCGAGCGTAGGTGCCATCGGCCCTTAGGCTTGCGAATGCCATGCGCAGCGAGGCCTGCAGCCCGGCGGCGCCCTTGGGCAGGGCGATGGCAAGCGTCATGTCGGATAGCGGCGGGCCGAGGCGTCGGAACGCATGATGTGTGATGTCGATGAAATAGCCTACCGTTTCGCGGCCCTGCACCATTGCCGCGACGCGTCCCTGCAGCAGCTGGATACGTGCATCCGCGCCGCTTTCGGAGGGGTAGAAGATCATGTCGGGGCGACCTGCGCGCGCGCAGTGCATCTGGCTCCATGCCCGGATGATGGCGGGAAACGAGGTGGCCCGGCTGGCGGCGATGGGGCGGCCGCACAGGTCTTCGGCCCGCACGACCGGATCGGCCTTCAGGACGAGTACCTGCGCCCCGGACTGCAGATAGGGAACGAAGTCCAGCAGCGCGCGGCGTTTCGGAAGATCGGAAAACCCACTGATGATGAGGTCCGTCCGACCGCTCTGCACGGAGGGGATCATCTGCGGAAACGACGTCTCCTCCCATTTCGCCGTCATGCCCATGCGCGCGGCGAGAGCACGACCGAAATCAATATCGAAGCCCGTCAAGGTATCCGTGACGGGGTCGCGGAATTCCAGGGGAGGGTAGATCGGATTGACTGCGATACGCAGGGCCTGCGCCGCCATCGCGGCAGGCCATCCGGCACCGGCGAAGAGCGCCATGCCGAAAAGAAGGCTGCGTATCGCTCCTGTCATGCGGGTGATTCGTCTTCCGGCAGGATGACGCCAGTCTGCCCCGTGATGCGCCGGTAGTGTTCCGGGCGTCTGTGAGCCGCGAAATTGAACATCTTGCTCTTGCCCTGCTGACAGAGATCCAGATCACAGTCCGCGACGATGACCTCATCTGCAAGGGTGCGCGTCCCGGCGACGATAAGCCCGTTGGGGTCCACGATACAGGTGCCGCCGATCAGGCCCGAGCCGTCCTCGTCACCGGCCTTTGCGACGGCGACCGCCCAGCAGGCGTTCATGTAGGCATTCGCCTGCGCGACGAGCTGGGCATGGAAAGTGCGCAGCTCTGCGCTCTCGCTTTCACCTCCGTTAGGGTCGTAGGCCGCTGAATTATAGCCGACGCAGAGCAGTTCCATGCCCTGCAGCGCCAGCGTGCGCCATGCTTCCGGCCAGCGGCGATCATTGCAGATCAGCATGCCGAGCAGCGCGTCCTGCCAGACCGGCCCGGCGCGAAACACGGGAAAGCCGAGTTCGCCGTATTCGAAATAGCGTTTTTCCAGTTGCTGATATTGTGCGCCGGCACGGGGCTCGACCGAGCCGGGGAGATGCACCTTGCGGTATTTGCCGAGAATGGTGCCATCTGGCGTCACGACGATGCTGGAATTGTACCGCTGCCCTTCCGGCGTCCGTTCTGCATACCCCACGCTAAATCCCACCCCGAGCTCCCGTGCACGATCAAAGAGTGGCTGCACGTCCGGATTCGGCATGGACGGTTCGTAATAGGGCTGCAGTTCGTTGTCATCCAGAAGCCAGCGTGGAAAGAACGTCGTGAACGCCAGCTCCGGAAACACCACCAGGGTCGCGCCTTGGGCTGCGGCCTCATCGAGCAGCCGGATCATGCGTTCGAGCGTGTGGGCGCGGTGATCGGCGCGCTGTGTGGGACCCATCTGGGCCGCGGCGATGCGGATTATGCGACTCATCTGTTCATCATCTCGACGGGGAGGGCCAGCGACCCTGATGGAAGGCTAGAAAATCATTGCCATTCTGTTCCGCTTTCTTCAATTATCACTGCAATCACATATACGCCCCCTATATTCAAATCGGTTATAGATGAATCTGCGCCAAATCGAGATCCTTCGCGCGATCATCCGTCACAATACGACGGTGGCGGCTGCCCGGGTTGTGGGGCTGTCCCAGCCGGCAATCAGCAATGCCATCAAAACGATGGAGGAGCAGGCCGGGTTCGCTCTGTTCCAGCGCGTCAATAACCGTCTCTACCCGACGCCGGAGGCGACCATCCTCGCCGAGGATGCTGAAGCCATCTTCGATCTGCACGACAAGCTGGAGCGCCGGATCAGGGATCTGCGCGACAGCAGGGCCGGACAGCTGCGCCTCGTTGCGACGCCGCCGATCGGTTACGGCATCATCACCTCCGCCATTCAGGAGACCCAGCAGGCACGGCCGAAAATCCGGACCTATTTCGACGTCCGTCGTTACGAAGGGGTCATGAACGGCATCGAAAGTCACAACGCCGAACTCGGATTCATCTTGGCATTCGGTGGCAAGCCGGGCATCCAGTCCGAGCTTCTGTGTCACTGCGACATGGTCTGCGTCATGCCGCCCGGGCATCCGCTTAGCGCACGTGCGCAGCTCGGGCCGCGGGACTTGCGTGACTACCGGTTCATCGCGCTTGAGCGGGGAACGCGACTTGGCGAAGCGACGCGGGCGGCGTTCGAGGCTGAACGCGAGGAATTCAATTTCTCGGCTGAAGTCCGGTATGGAAACACCGCATGCGCCCTTGCCGAAGCGCACGCCGGCCTGGCGGTCGTGGACTCCCTGACGGCATTTTCCGGACGGTTTAAGGTTGCCGTTCGCCCCTTTCGCCCGGCTATTCCGGTTGGCGCCTATGCGATATGGTCGGAAAATCGTTCGCTTTCACGGCTTGCGCGCTTCTTTCTGGCGCGTGTGCGCGATGCGGTCGCAAATGTGCCGTCGGCTTCCATCGCGTCGGGCCAGGCAGACGTCTGAACCGTCGTCTGCAGCAGCGGCGGGGAACTTCCGAACCCCGTGACAGGGCTGGGGCTCGGGTTTTCTGCATTTTCAGCTAGACTATAAATTCCGGTGATGGTGCTGTCGGAAAACCGATAGATCGTTGCGAAGTTAGTACGAGATGAACGCGCAATGCTTCGCTTATGCTGCGATCCGAGATTGAAGCTCCATCTGATCGCAGGGATATTGTTCATGAGGCAACGCAGCCGCCAACGTTTCATACTGCTTGGCACGACCTGCATCGTTTTGGCTCAGGCTGGCGTTGCGGCCCATGCCGAAGACGTGGTGAGCCCGTTGCAGAATCGTGAAGAAAAAATCACCGTGCGCAAGGGTATCAGTTCCGCAAATGGCGTTACGAACACGACACCCGGCGGCGGCCTCATGCCGCATCAGACTGCTGCAAAGAGCATCAGTGGTGTCACGCGGGACTTTATCGCCAAGCAGTCTCCGACGACGAATGCGCTGACCCTGCTCAAGGCCATGCCGGGCGTGATCGTGGCCGGATCCGATCCTTTGGGCACGTCGGACCGTATGAACGTTTCGATCCGGGGTCTGAACCAGACGGAGATCGGGACGACTTTCGAAGGCATGCCTGTGGGCGATCGCCTTTACTACAGCCCGTTTACGTCGGAGTGGGCTGACACAGAAAATCTTGGATTTGTGGATGTTGCGCAAGGATCGCCCGATATCAGCGCTCCTGTCTACAATTCCGTAGGTGGTCAGATCAACGCGGGTCTGCGCAGCCCTTCCGATCATTTTGGCGGGCTGCTCGATTTCGCCGGGGGAACAAAAGCCGTCAATCGCGAATTCATGCGGATCGATACGGGATATATCGGAAAATCCGGTATCAAGGGTTATACGTCATTTTCGCATAGCGGTAACGATAACTGGCGTGGTGTCGGCGGTCAGACGCGCGATCACGTGGACAGCCGGTTCGTTAAGGAGTGGGGTGTCGGCAACAGGATTGCTCCGTTCGTTGCATGGAATCTGGTAAAGGCGGATCTGTTTACCAATCCGACGCTGGCGCAGTGGAACCAGTCGAAGGACTCCTATAATTATTCCGGAAACTACCATTTCAGTAACACCCTCTATCAGAAGTTCCATTTCTATCGCCGTCAGACGGTCATGCTCGCCGCACCGTCAGAGTTCACCCTCGCGCGCGATCTGACGCTGTCCATAACACCCTATTTCATGTATAATCATGGCATCATCAATGGTGCCTCGGTGTTGAATGACAGCACGTCCCATTATGGAAACTCGTCAGCCGGTCAACTGGGTCTTCCTTATAGCCAGGATGGGAAGACGACTGTTGAGAACGTTGATCCATATACGCAATTTTCTGCCGGTCAGAACGCGTACATCACCTGGAAAAAGGGCCACAACACGCTCCAGGCGGGCTACTGGTACGATTATTTCGATCATAACGAGGCCACGTCCTATGCGGTCGCGGACGCCAACGGAAACGTGCAGAATGCCTATGGCCACGCGCCGGTCCGCACCGCGAGCGGCGCTATCCTGCGGTCGTTCGACGGGCATATCATCCAGCAGATCAACGCGTTGTTCATCAGCGACACGCTAAAGCTTTTCAAAGACCGCCTGACGCTGAACGCGGGCTTCAAGGAAGTGATGGTCTCGCGTAGCGCGACAAGCGGCGTGCCGGGAACAACCTATGCCGTGACGGCAAACGACGCTATTCCCCTGCCACAGGTCTCGGCGAGTTTCCGGCTGACGCCGCACGACCAGATCTATATCAACGGCACTACGGCGTTTCGCGAGCCGGCTTCGATCAATTCCTATGTCGACATCTACAGCGTCGCGACAGGCAAGATGTCGAGCACGCATGCTTCGAATCTGAAGCCGGAATACTCGATTGCCGAGGAACTGGGATATCGGTACGATGGATTCGTCAATTTCTCGGCGGCTTTCTTCAATTATAACTTCACGAACCGGCAGGTCGCGAGCAGTGCTCTCGTAAACGGAACGCCCGAGACGTTTTCTCTCAACGCGGGTGGGCAGACGTCACACGGCGTGCAGGGCGAAATCGGCCTGCGCCCATGGCATCATTTCAGTCCCTATGTCTCTGCACAGTATCTGCACGCAACAATCGACAACAACTTTCAGATCAGCGGCGACCTGTTGCCGACAAAGGGGAAAACCGCAACTCAGAGTCCGAAATTTACCGGATCGGTCGGTCTGTCCTATGATGATGGCACGATGTTCGGCAACTTCGCGCTCACCTATGTAGGGTCGCAATACACCACGTTCATGAACGACCAGAAGATGCCGTCCTACGAAACCGGAAACATAACGCTCGGGTATCGGTTCAGGAATCTGGGGCCGGCGAAGCATCCCCAGGTGCAGCTCAACCTGATCAATGTCGGTAACGAGAAGTACCTCTCCGGCGCATACGGTGTGACGCCGAACGCCAAGACGACGCGCGGCATCTATGGAACCAGCCTGTCCGGTAGCGAACCGACCTATTACGTAGGTGGCGGATTTGCGGCCGTTGCTTCGATCAGCGCCGGTTTCTGAGGAGCGGTCGCGTCATGACGGCGGAGCAAGACCAGTCCTGCAACGCTCTCTCGGCCTTGCAGGCGATTGTCGGGGTAGAGCATGTTCTCGTCGGGCAGGCTGCCGAGCGGTGGTCTACCGACTGGACTGGTGCCTATCGTGCAATGCCCATTGCG is a genomic window containing:
- a CDS encoding polysaccharide deacetylase family protein, with the translated sequence MIRSYDDVPVRPSNMAGPAPEFPWPQGLRAAMMLSFDIDAESAITSKDPAHADKLVSMSYGGYEARVGLPKVLELLRELELKATFFTTGWAADAYPGMVESVLRDGHEIGHHGYHHLLPDPGAPHIESELARGFEALARFGVRPVGYRAPYGESCDELRTALKREGMLYSSSWRDDVRPYRQVLPNGAAGVIEIPPTSSYDDWMHGMSTRFGARPIFPKEHVLSMWRDELDETRAWGAMVTTVLHPLVSGRPMRLRLLRHFLQYAIECRDVWITTGEQIARHFETCEQEHAAGART
- a CDS encoding amino acid ABC transporter ATP-binding protein, with translation MTEPAIWLRDVHKAFGASPVLKGISLDIPPGEVVCVLGSSGSGKTTLLRCIAQLETPERGLIVMNGELLGQQEHRGRLVPRSPRDIARHRLQAGMVFQRFNLFAHMTALQNVIEGPTRVQKRPVADVRAEALDLLRQVGMEHRTGHYPSQLSGGQQQRVAIARALALHPSVMLFDEPTSALDPESVSDVLAVMKTVAASGVTMLVVTHELAFAREVADRILFMDGGTIVEDAPAETFFDHPRHERTKAFLSAVPGHRPRTDAFQETTQ
- a CDS encoding amino acid ABC transporter permease, with product MTQPVSRLTTADAGHCLQLPKGRRTSWGHIATGVALVLVLAWIVHAFAVGQIAWAYVAQFLFVPSILRGVGATLLMAICAMAVGMAVGLVLALGRVSQPRLPRIVSGLYVWLFRGVPVILQLLIWFNLALIFPRIALPGMGTYRTVDLMTPFLSALLGLGLNQAAYIAEIFRAGFLSVDSGQYEAASAIGMTRLMAMRRIIVPQAFRTVIPPLGNEFISMIKLTSLASVIQYPEVLHNAETIYYANTRVIELLIVAGFWYLLAVTVLAPLQHLLERRFATGAR
- a CDS encoding ABC transporter substrate-binding protein codes for the protein MTGAIRSLLFGMALFAGAGWPAAMAAQALRIAVNPIYPPLEFRDPVTDTLTGFDIDFGRALAARMGMTAKWEETSFPQMIPSVQSGRTDLIISGFSDLPKRRALLDFVPYLQSGAQVLVLKADPVVRAEDLCGRPIAASRATSFPAIIRAWSQMHCARAGRPDMIFYPSESGADARIQLLQGRVAAMVQGRETVGYFIDITHHAFRRLGPPLSDMTLAIALPKGAAGLQASLRMAFASLRADGTYARLLRRWALDQDAITPSDGHQP
- a CDS encoding N-carbamoyl-D-amino-acid hydrolase; translation: MSRIIRIAAAQMGPTQRADHRAHTLERMIRLLDEAAAQGATLVVFPELAFTTFFPRWLLDDNELQPYYEPSMPNPDVQPLFDRARELGVGFSVGYAERTPEGQRYNSSIVVTPDGTILGKYRKVHLPGSVEPRAGAQYQQLEKRYFEYGELGFPVFRAGPVWQDALLGMLICNDRRWPEAWRTLALQGMELLCVGYNSAAYDPNGGESESAELRTFHAQLVAQANAYMNACWAVAVAKAGDEDGSGLIGGTCIVDPNGLIVAGTRTLADEVIVADCDLDLCQQGKSKMFNFAAHRRPEHYRRITGQTGVILPEDESPA
- a CDS encoding LysR family transcriptional regulator — its product is MNLRQIEILRAIIRHNTTVAAARVVGLSQPAISNAIKTMEEQAGFALFQRVNNRLYPTPEATILAEDAEAIFDLHDKLERRIRDLRDSRAGQLRLVATPPIGYGIITSAIQETQQARPKIRTYFDVRRYEGVMNGIESHNAELGFILAFGGKPGIQSELLCHCDMVCVMPPGHPLSARAQLGPRDLRDYRFIALERGTRLGEATRAAFEAEREEFNFSAEVRYGNTACALAEAHAGLAVVDSLTAFSGRFKVAVRPFRPAIPVGAYAIWSENRSLSRLARFFLARVRDAVANVPSASIASGQADV
- a CDS encoding TonB-dependent receptor, whose protein sequence is MRQRSRQRFILLGTTCIVLAQAGVAAHAEDVVSPLQNREEKITVRKGISSANGVTNTTPGGGLMPHQTAAKSISGVTRDFIAKQSPTTNALTLLKAMPGVIVAGSDPLGTSDRMNVSIRGLNQTEIGTTFEGMPVGDRLYYSPFTSEWADTENLGFVDVAQGSPDISAPVYNSVGGQINAGLRSPSDHFGGLLDFAGGTKAVNREFMRIDTGYIGKSGIKGYTSFSHSGNDNWRGVGGQTRDHVDSRFVKEWGVGNRIAPFVAWNLVKADLFTNPTLAQWNQSKDSYNYSGNYHFSNTLYQKFHFYRRQTVMLAAPSEFTLARDLTLSITPYFMYNHGIINGASVLNDSTSHYGNSSAGQLGLPYSQDGKTTVENVDPYTQFSAGQNAYITWKKGHNTLQAGYWYDYFDHNEATSYAVADANGNVQNAYGHAPVRTASGAILRSFDGHIIQQINALFISDTLKLFKDRLTLNAGFKEVMVSRSATSGVPGTTYAVTANDAIPLPQVSASFRLTPHDQIYINGTTAFREPASINSYVDIYSVATGKMSSTHASNLKPEYSIAEELGYRYDGFVNFSAAFFNYNFTNRQVASSALVNGTPETFSLNAGGQTSHGVQGEIGLRPWHHFSPYVSAQYLHATIDNNFQISGDLLPTKGKTATQSPKFTGSVGLSYDDGTMFGNFALTYVGSQYTTFMNDQKMPSYETGNITLGYRFRNLGPAKHPQVQLNLINVGNEKYLSGAYGVTPNAKTTRGIYGTSLSGSEPTYYVGGGFAAVASISAGF